One window from the genome of Chloroherpetonaceae bacterium encodes:
- a CDS encoding MraY family glycosyltransferase → MKEFPTLQSFTVLLTLIFSLYLTEGVRRFAIRFRIGDFPDSSRKIHKKVMPSLGGLAIFSSFYLGFGALYFLSEPVRNFYESGFSLILLTAIPIIAIGIYDDIRGVNFTLKFSIQVLAAVSLMHFGDLRIEYISDPFSTQSVFIPPFLSMPLTVLWLVGICNAINLIDGLDGLAAGVSGIASIALCVISLLTQDYVLALLFLLLSASIFGFLKHNYAPASIFMGDTGALFIGYMLGALTIYYRHKSSAAIALAVPIVILAIPIIDTLLAPIRRILSGKHPFKADKEHIHHRVMQIFKFSHRKTVLAIYGASLFFSLGAILIAYNKPGISAAVFIVILVALLSSIIALGYLKPIADHLKLPTRLISSRRRELRVMKKEENAPKKEAEILG, encoded by the coding sequence ATGAAAGAATTCCCAACATTACAAAGTTTTACCGTTCTGCTTACACTGATCTTTTCGCTTTATTTAACTGAAGGTGTTAGGCGATTCGCGATTCGTTTTCGAATTGGCGATTTCCCCGATTCGTCCCGAAAAATTCATAAAAAGGTGATGCCCTCATTGGGCGGGTTAGCCATTTTCAGTTCATTTTACTTAGGCTTCGGCGCCCTTTATTTTCTTTCAGAACCAGTTCGAAATTTTTACGAGTCCGGCTTTTCTCTCATTCTATTAACAGCAATTCCGATAATCGCGATTGGAATTTACGACGATATTCGCGGGGTAAATTTTACCCTAAAGTTTAGTATCCAAGTTTTGGCGGCGGTTTCGCTGATGCACTTCGGTGATTTGAGAATTGAGTATATCAGCGATCCCTTTTCAACGCAAAGTGTATTTATTCCGCCGTTTCTTTCAATGCCGCTTACCGTGTTGTGGCTTGTTGGGATTTGTAATGCCATCAATTTAATTGACGGCTTGGATGGGCTTGCCGCCGGGGTTTCGGGAATTGCCTCCATCGCCTTATGTGTGATTTCACTTCTTACACAAGATTATGTTTTAGCGCTGCTATTTCTATTACTTTCCGCCTCAATTTTTGGGTTTTTAAAGCACAACTATGCACCCGCGTCAATCTTTATGGGAGATACCGGCGCACTCTTTATCGGTTATATGTTGGGCGCCTTAACTATTTACTACCGTCATAAATCTTCGGCAGCAATTGCACTTGCAGTACCGATTGTCATCTTGGCGATTCCTATTATCGATACGCTCTTAGCCCCGATTCGAAGAATTCTTAGCGGAAAGCATCCTTTTAAGGCTGATAAGGAACACATTCATCATCGGGTGATGCAGATATTCAAGTTCTCGCATCGAAAAACGGTACTTGCGATATATGGGGCAAGTTTGTTTTTTTCTTTAGGGGCAATTCTCATTGCTTATAACAAACCCGGAATTTCCGCAGCAGTTTTTATTGTCATTCTTGTTGCGCTTCTTTCGAGCATTATAGCACTGGGTTACTTGAAACCAATTGCAGATCATTTAAAACTTCCAACAAGGCTCATTTCCTCACGGCGCCGCGAGCTTCGGGTGATGAAGAAAGAAGAGAATGCACCAAAAAAAGAAGCTGAAATTTTAGGTTGA
- a CDS encoding MFS transporter: protein MKSPLTLILHRSVIIGALGYFVDIYDLLLFGIVRIESLKSLGVAESAFLPVGAFLINMQMTGLLLGGVLWGILGDKKGRLSVLFGSILLYSLANIANAFVQDVTTYGVLRFIAGIGLAGELGAAITLVSESLPREVRGYGTSIVAGIGVLGAVVAALIGDAFPWRTAYLIGGGMGLLLLALRVSMLESGLYEKAKSSAATRGNFFQLFSNQSLFTKYLACIAIGIPIWYAIGILITFSPEFAKALDISGKVKAGEAIMYSYIGLSIGDFASGIISQWFQSRRKTVLMFLLLTAASTALYFLLPVRTPVAFYFICLLIGISTGYWAIFVTTAAESFGTNLRATVATSVPNFVRGSVVPMTLLFQFFAGKLGLVWGGVLLGVISLTLALWALRSLKESFHTDLNYLETP, encoded by the coding sequence ATGAAATCGCCATTAACTCTTATCCTTCATCGAAGCGTTATCATAGGGGCGTTGGGCTATTTCGTTGATATTTATGATTTGTTGCTGTTTGGCATTGTTCGCATCGAAAGCCTAAAATCACTTGGTGTTGCGGAGTCAGCGTTTCTCCCGGTTGGTGCCTTTCTCATTAACATGCAAATGACCGGCCTTTTATTGGGCGGCGTACTTTGGGGAATTTTGGGAGATAAAAAAGGGCGACTTTCTGTACTTTTCGGCTCTATCCTCCTTTACTCGCTTGCCAATATTGCAAATGCCTTTGTGCAAGATGTTACCACCTACGGCGTGCTGCGTTTCATTGCCGGTATTGGGCTTGCAGGCGAATTGGGAGCGGCAATCACACTTGTCAGCGAAAGTTTGCCGAGAGAAGTGCGTGGATATGGCACCTCTATTGTTGCTGGAATTGGCGTATTAGGTGCAGTCGTTGCAGCCCTTATCGGAGATGCCTTTCCTTGGCGAACCGCATATCTTATCGGAGGAGGAATGGGCTTGTTGCTACTTGCTTTAAGAGTCAGTATGCTTGAATCAGGTCTTTATGAAAAAGCAAAAAGCAGCGCGGCAACTCGTGGCAACTTCTTTCAACTCTTTTCCAATCAATCCCTTTTCACAAAATACTTGGCGTGTATCGCCATCGGAATTCCCATTTGGTATGCCATTGGAATCTTAATTACTTTTTCCCCTGAATTTGCCAAAGCCTTAGACATAAGCGGTAAAGTGAAAGCCGGCGAAGCCATCATGTACAGCTATATCGGGCTTTCCATTGGCGACTTCGCAAGCGGTATTATTAGTCAATGGTTTCAAAGCCGACGCAAAACCGTGCTTATGTTTCTTCTACTCACCGCGGCTTCAACGGCACTCTATTTCCTTCTTCCTGTTCGAACGCCTGTCGCTTTTTATTTCATTTGCCTTCTGATTGGGATTTCAACCGGCTACTGGGCCATTTTTGTCACCACGGCTGCCGAGAGTTTTGGCACGAATCTTCGGGCGACTGTTGCAACCTCAGTTCCCAATTTTGTTCGTGGCTCGGTTGTTCCTATGACCCTTCTCTTTCAATTTTTCGCTGGAAAACTCGGCCTTGTGTGGGGCGGGGTTTTACTTGGCGTCATATCGCTTACGCTTGCACTTTGGGCACTTCGCTCGCTCAAGGAATCCTTTCATACCGATTTGAATTATCTCGAAACCCCTTAG
- the upp gene encoding uracil phosphoribosyltransferase: MKFTIPNNALLQTNLSIIRDKNTPNDIFRIALERISEIMAIEIAREFETETFLYDTPLEKTTGYRFKENFLLAPVLRAGLGLQNGFLKFLPEATVSHIGVSRDHHTHQPHYYYSNIPSQISELHCLVLDPMLATGGSASMAVKLLKEKGAKKLTLISIVAAPEGVRFFHHEHPDVGIYSAALDRELNANKYILPGLGDAGDRIFGT, translated from the coding sequence ATGAAATTTACAATTCCGAATAACGCCCTTCTCCAAACCAACCTGTCTATCATTCGCGATAAAAATACACCAAATGATATTTTTAGAATTGCCCTTGAGAGGATATCTGAAATTATGGCCATCGAAATTGCTCGTGAGTTCGAGACCGAAACATTTCTTTATGATACACCACTTGAAAAGACAACAGGTTATCGTTTCAAAGAAAATTTTCTTTTAGCTCCGGTATTAAGAGCGGGGTTAGGGCTTCAAAACGGATTCCTGAAATTTTTACCCGAAGCCACTGTCTCTCATATTGGTGTCTCGCGAGATCATCACACGCATCAACCACATTATTATTATTCAAATATTCCTTCTCAAATCAGCGAACTTCACTGCCTTGTGCTTGACCCAATGCTCGCTACAGGTGGCAGCGCTTCAATGGCCGTGAAACTGCTAAAAGAAAAGGGAGCTAAAAAGCTTACTTTAATCTCTATCGTTGCAGCACCGGAAGGCGTGCGCTTCTTTCATCACGAGCATCCGGATGTAGGGATCTATTCAGCCGCTTTAGATAGAGAATTGAATGCCAATAAATATATTCTCCCCGGTCTTGGAGATGCCGGAGATCGAATTTTCGGGACTTGA
- a CDS encoding DEDD exonuclease domain-containing protein gives MGKSLLNLDLPFRDIPFTVIDLETTGGVKPENTIIEVSAFQFIGGRITGEYTTLVNPLQPISYFISEYTGITNEMVKEAPTMKQIIGDLRHFIGESIFVAHNIGFDFGFVNLELSRYGLKQLENPTLCTVRLARRLTPKNQRKNLGALAAYFGVELKNRHRARGDSLATVYVLDALMRLASHKFDAETAQELLSLQFQSIRKFRRETRFIKTLRETTLRHLPETPGVYLMYSESGNLLYVGKSKNLKARINSYFNGPDHHSEKVKELVKQIAKIETRETGSELEALIEESRLIKSLSPPYNTLLRFYRRYPFLKLSSDDFSRLDMALELENDGAEYFGPFTSKEITMDVFESINKHFKLRECSDSDFRKGRACIYKDLNRCIAPCESPSAMLPLYQKEVAKVKDFLSGNDSQILGMLTEKMKALGAEQRYEEAGELRDKIQSLRRVFYRQANVISSVNENNLLIFLPTSKKVKNETGSDILVLVVRFGRLVRSFIYLQEDLEKECQSLFELFFNGENAPEECKNEEIDEMQILSTWIFQNRESLSCLYITSALSVELSPASLSKAIQSRISLYRQEGQAKASRQESIQTILSQNENLT, from the coding sequence TTGGGAAAATCGTTATTAAATCTTGACCTTCCCTTTCGGGATATTCCCTTTACGGTGATTGACTTAGAAACAACCGGCGGCGTGAAACCCGAAAACACAATTATTGAGGTATCGGCCTTTCAATTCATTGGTGGCAGAATCACCGGTGAATACACCACGCTTGTTAATCCCCTTCAACCCATTTCCTATTTCATTTCCGAATACACCGGTATCACCAATGAAATGGTCAAAGAAGCGCCAACAATGAAACAAATCATTGGGGATTTAAGGCATTTTATCGGCGAAAGTATTTTTGTTGCACACAACATTGGTTTCGATTTCGGATTTGTCAATCTTGAACTTTCGCGCTATGGGCTAAAGCAACTTGAAAACCCAACCTTATGTACCGTTCGGCTTGCGCGGCGGCTAACGCCAAAAAATCAACGGAAAAATCTTGGCGCTCTTGCAGCTTATTTTGGCGTTGAATTAAAAAATAGACATCGTGCACGTGGCGATTCCCTTGCAACGGTTTATGTGCTTGACGCGTTAATGCGCCTTGCTTCTCATAAGTTTGATGCAGAAACAGCTCAGGAGTTACTCAGCTTGCAATTTCAATCGATTCGAAAATTTCGCCGCGAAACTCGATTTATCAAAACCCTACGCGAAACTACCTTGCGACATTTGCCCGAAACACCCGGTGTGTACTTGATGTATTCGGAATCCGGCAATTTGCTCTATGTTGGAAAATCAAAAAACCTTAAAGCCCGCATAAATTCTTATTTCAATGGGCCAGATCATCATTCTGAAAAAGTAAAAGAATTGGTCAAACAAATTGCAAAAATAGAAACCCGCGAAACCGGTTCTGAACTTGAAGCATTGATTGAGGAATCTCGCTTAATCAAATCGCTCTCGCCACCCTACAATACCTTGCTCCGGTTTTACAGGCGCTACCCGTTTTTGAAATTGAGTAGCGATGACTTTTCAAGGCTGGATATGGCACTTGAACTTGAGAATGACGGCGCCGAGTACTTCGGTCCATTTACTTCCAAAGAAATCACAATGGATGTTTTTGAAAGCATCAATAAGCATTTCAAACTCCGCGAGTGCAGCGATTCCGATTTTCGCAAAGGTCGTGCTTGTATCTATAAAGACCTGAATCGATGCATCGCCCCTTGCGAATCTCCATCGGCGATGTTGCCGCTTTACCAAAAAGAAGTGGCAAAAGTGAAGGATTTTCTTTCAGGAAATGACTCGCAAATTCTTGGCATGCTCACCGAAAAAATGAAAGCACTCGGTGCAGAACAGCGCTACGAAGAAGCGGGAGAATTGCGCGATAAAATTCAAAGCCTAAGGCGCGTCTTTTATCGGCAGGCAAATGTAATTTCTTCGGTTAATGAAAATAATCTTCTCATTTTTTTACCAACTTCCAAAAAAGTGAAGAATGAAACCGGAAGCGATATTTTGGTATTGGTTGTCCGTTTTGGGCGGCTTGTGAGGTCATTCATTTATCTTCAAGAAGATTTAGAAAAGGAATGCCAATCACTTTTTGAGCTTTTCTTTAACGGTGAAAATGCCCCGGAAGAATGTAAAAACGAGGAAATTGATGAGATGCAGATTTTATCCACTTGGATTTTTCAAAATCGCGAATCACTTTCATGCCTCTATATCACCTCTGCTTTATCCGTAGAGCTTTCTCCCGCTTCGCTTTCAAAGGCAATTCAGTCGCGTATCTCGCTTTACCGGCAGGAAGGACAAGCTAAGGCTTCTCGTCAGGAGTCTATTCAAACAATACTATCACAAAATGAAAATCTCACTTAA
- a CDS encoding PorV/PorQ family protein, which produces MAIIFRFKLCRVSFPLVLPVMLVLVRFTLQAQTTTLYDFMLYDRSARIAALSGNTVSLDGDIVNAFQNPALFSKESSGQGSASFQKHFLDINSGFLAYGFELEDIGSMGIGITYVSYGTFDEADELGNITGSFSAADLAIQAGISRELYRWDNSMIVGGAAVKYIFSSLAGLRASAFASDFGLFYKHAPQKFSMGISLQNLGFNVSTYNGIDEPLPVELRFALSKQLEGLPLILTAGFIRLNESSDGLLNRFRNFTIGGEFLLGNYVRLRFGYNNQLRQVLNVSESLGFSGLSAGFGAIINQFRFDYGLSSYGAVGSLHQMTLSTTF; this is translated from the coding sequence GTGGCAATTATATTTCGATTTAAGCTTTGTCGGGTTTCGTTTCCTTTGGTTTTGCCGGTGATGCTTGTGCTCGTTCGATTCACCTTGCAAGCACAAACAACGACCCTTTACGATTTTATGCTGTATGACCGAAGTGCGCGAATCGCCGCACTTTCGGGGAATACGGTTTCTTTAGATGGCGATATTGTCAATGCGTTTCAGAATCCCGCTCTTTTTTCAAAAGAATCTTCAGGTCAGGGAAGCGCGTCGTTTCAAAAGCATTTTTTAGATATCAACAGCGGATTTTTGGCTTACGGATTTGAGCTTGAAGATATCGGTTCAATGGGCATTGGCATTACGTATGTCAGTTACGGCACTTTTGATGAAGCTGATGAATTGGGAAATATCACAGGGTCATTTTCAGCGGCTGATTTGGCGATTCAAGCGGGAATCTCACGTGAGCTCTACCGTTGGGATAATAGTATGATTGTGGGTGGTGCTGCGGTCAAGTATATTTTCTCCTCGCTTGCGGGGCTTCGCGCTTCGGCTTTTGCATCTGACTTTGGTTTGTTTTACAAGCATGCCCCGCAAAAATTTTCGATGGGGATTTCACTTCAAAATCTCGGGTTTAATGTTAGCACCTATAATGGAATTGATGAACCTCTTCCGGTTGAGCTTCGCTTCGCGTTAAGCAAACAGTTAGAGGGATTGCCGCTAATTCTTACGGCAGGGTTTATACGGTTGAATGAATCATCGGATGGGTTGCTGAATCGATTTCGAAATTTCACGATTGGTGGGGAATTCCTGTTAGGGAATTATGTCCGGCTTCGATTTGGATATAACAATCAGCTTCGGCAGGTTTTGAATGTCTCGGAGTCGCTTGGATTTTCTGGGCTTTCCGCGGGATTCGGGGCAATCATCAACCAATTTCGCTTTGACTATGGCCTTTCGTCGTATGGCGCAGTGGGTAGCCTTCATCAAATGACACTTAGCACAACCTTCTAG
- a CDS encoding pentapeptide repeat-containing protein, giving the protein MRVLSDRDLWMLIANSSVGNSYRPLNLQGADLSGAELKNAFLNNANLTDTNLSGANLENAQFFSAYFHDANLTGANLRGANLTNCYLRGADFSKADLRGTVFSGSMFKDTKFDGAIIDITTVGIDFPNS; this is encoded by the coding sequence ATGAGAGTACTTTCAGATCGTGATTTATGGATGCTTATCGCAAATTCTTCTGTTGGCAATTCCTATCGCCCGCTTAATTTGCAAGGTGCAGACCTTAGCGGGGCTGAATTAAAAAACGCTTTCCTGAACAATGCCAATCTCACCGATACCAATCTCTCGGGAGCTAATCTTGAGAACGCCCAATTTTTTAGTGCCTACTTTCACGATGCAAACCTTACCGGCGCAAATCTTCGGGGCGCCAATCTGACCAACTGTTATCTTCGAGGAGCGGATTTCTCAAAAGCGGATTTAAGAGGAACCGTTTTTTCAGGATCAATGTTCAAGGATACCAAATTTGACGGCGCAATCATTGACATCACAACCGTTGGCATTGATTTCCCCAATTCCTAA
- the recN gene encoding DNA repair protein RecN produces MLKTLFVKNFAIIDELQIEFGSGLNIITGETGAGKSILIGALGLVLGERANAESVRKGAEKATIEAILEISANRRVKEFLELNEFEPSDELIIRREISAKGQSRCFINDSPVTLSLLSEIGELCIDLHGQHDHQSLLKVETHIRMLDEFAGLGGLLENYSESFQHLKSLKNALLEMKEREKLLREKRNLYEYQIKEIDALSPEPGELDNLLSEQSILENSERLYSETNAIHELLYAGDDSVYTRLVEVRNMLQDLARIDKSFGDVQSDAQSALVLAGEISKFVQSYNSRIEFNAERLSEVQDRMNALQQLRKKYGGSIEEVIAYRKKIGEELELVTNFEEELGKIGKRIKEAQKSVTDLALRLSQKRNEFAERLSKQIGEELAKLGIPHGKFDVAFQMKPMPEGDIEFQGQFYAANENGGDWVEFLISTNLGEDLKPLAKVASGGEISRVMLAMKTVLAKSERLPILVFDEIDTGISGKVAQSVGFSVRDLARFHQIIAITHLPQIAAMANHHYFVSKKETADSRTVTMVDRLSEENHIKEVAKLISGMEVTEAALLSAKELILAAN; encoded by the coding sequence ATGCTGAAAACGCTATTTGTCAAGAATTTTGCCATCATTGATGAGCTCCAGATTGAATTTGGCAGCGGGCTCAATATCATTACCGGCGAAACCGGTGCAGGAAAATCAATCTTGATCGGGGCTTTAGGGTTGGTTTTAGGGGAACGCGCGAATGCCGAATCTGTAAGGAAAGGTGCTGAAAAAGCAACCATCGAAGCCATATTGGAAATCTCGGCAAATCGGCGGGTGAAAGAATTTTTAGAACTCAATGAATTTGAACCCAGCGATGAACTCATCATTCGCAGAGAAATTTCAGCGAAAGGCCAATCGCGCTGCTTTATTAACGACTCTCCCGTGACCCTTTCTCTTCTCTCAGAAATCGGCGAATTGTGCATTGATCTCCACGGCCAACATGACCATCAATCACTTTTAAAGGTAGAAACGCACATTCGTATGCTTGATGAATTTGCGGGGCTCGGCGGGTTGCTTGAAAATTATTCTGAGTCGTTTCAACATCTAAAGTCTTTGAAAAACGCTCTCTTGGAGATGAAAGAGCGTGAAAAGCTTTTACGCGAAAAGCGAAATCTATATGAGTATCAAATCAAGGAAATTGATGCGCTCTCTCCAGAACCCGGCGAACTCGATAATCTTCTGAGTGAGCAAAGCATTCTTGAAAATTCAGAGCGGCTTTATTCTGAAACAAACGCTATTCACGAGCTGCTTTACGCCGGCGATGACTCTGTTTATACCCGTTTGGTTGAAGTGCGCAATATGCTGCAAGACTTAGCCCGAATCGATAAAAGCTTTGGTGATGTTCAAAGCGATGCCCAATCGGCCTTGGTGCTTGCCGGCGAGATTTCAAAATTTGTGCAAAGCTATAATTCACGCATTGAATTCAATGCTGAGCGGCTTTCGGAGGTACAAGATCGAATGAATGCCTTGCAACAGCTTCGTAAAAAGTATGGCGGCAGCATCGAAGAAGTCATTGCCTATCGAAAAAAAATTGGAGAAGAGCTTGAACTCGTTACAAATTTTGAAGAGGAATTGGGGAAGATCGGAAAGAGAATCAAAGAGGCACAAAAGAGTGTGACCGATCTTGCGCTTCGTCTTTCTCAAAAGAGAAATGAATTCGCCGAGCGGCTCTCGAAACAAATCGGTGAAGAGCTCGCCAAACTTGGCATTCCACACGGAAAATTTGATGTGGCATTTCAAATGAAACCAATGCCTGAAGGGGATATTGAATTTCAAGGTCAATTTTATGCTGCGAATGAAAATGGAGGCGATTGGGTTGAATTTTTGATATCCACCAATTTAGGCGAAGACTTAAAACCGCTGGCGAAAGTTGCCTCGGGAGGAGAAATCTCACGCGTGATGCTGGCAATGAAAACGGTGCTCGCGAAATCGGAGCGGTTGCCAATTTTAGTTTTTGATGAAATTGACACGGGAATTAGTGGAAAAGTGGCGCAATCGGTTGGCTTTAGTGTGCGCGACCTCGCCCGATTTCATCAAATCATTGCCATTACACATCTTCCCCAAATCGCCGCGATGGCCAATCATCATTACTTTGTAAGCAAAAAGGAAACCGCCGATTCTCGAACCGTGACAATGGTTGATCGGCTTTCGGAAGAAAATCATATTAAAGAAGTTGCAAAATTAATTTCAGGAATGGAAGTCACCGAGGCTGCGCTCCTTTCGGCTAAGGAACTCATTTTAGCGGCGAATTAA
- a CDS encoding DNA/RNA non-specific endonuclease, whose product MAKRKNSFQSLKLIGFLFFVFVGLLILLKPEFISKFFHSVDIPLPEVKANGNGKGSGSEEKRNPAEALSEKRARHLEFGLPKDDSESDDFLIERDQYVLSYNKKRRVANWVSWNLNKHWFGKVERFRGKFMPDPLLPSSFPKVTHDDYTGSGYDRGHLVRSEERTKTEADNLTTFYTTNILPQRHELNGGPWLRLEEYCQKLCIKGDKELYILAGGIFETKSNTIGRGVAVPISTWKIVVVLEEGEGLSDASESTAIIAVNMPNEGVSKSDKWPSFLTSVDELEKLTGYDFLSELPDDLEAMLEQKVFGK is encoded by the coding sequence ATGGCAAAGCGGAAAAATTCTTTCCAAAGTCTAAAGCTGATTGGTTTTCTTTTTTTTGTGTTTGTCGGGCTTCTGATTCTCTTGAAGCCTGAATTCATTTCTAAATTTTTTCACTCGGTTGATATTCCACTGCCGGAAGTCAAAGCAAATGGGAATGGGAAGGGCAGCGGAAGTGAAGAGAAGAGAAATCCCGCTGAAGCACTATCGGAAAAGAGAGCGCGGCATCTTGAATTTGGCTTGCCAAAAGATGACTCGGAAAGTGATGATTTTTTGATTGAAAGAGATCAATATGTTTTATCGTACAATAAAAAGCGTCGGGTTGCGAATTGGGTTTCTTGGAATTTAAACAAGCATTGGTTTGGCAAGGTCGAGCGCTTTCGTGGGAAATTTATGCCTGACCCTCTTTTGCCTTCGTCTTTCCCGAAAGTAACGCACGACGACTACACCGGCAGCGGATATGACCGAGGGCATCTTGTGCGCTCAGAAGAACGAACTAAAACCGAAGCCGATAACCTCACAACCTTTTATACCACCAACATTTTACCTCAAAGGCATGAACTCAATGGAGGCCCTTGGTTAAGATTAGAGGAGTATTGTCAGAAGCTTTGTATAAAAGGAGATAAAGAACTTTATATACTCGCCGGTGGAATTTTTGAAACTAAAAGTAATACCATCGGGAGAGGAGTCGCCGTGCCGATTTCAACTTGGAAAATTGTGGTGGTGTTAGAAGAAGGAGAAGGGCTTAGCGATGCGAGTGAAAGTACCGCCATTATTGCTGTAAATATGCCCAATGAGGGTGTATCGAAATCAGATAAATGGCCAAGTTTTTTAACCTCTGTGGATGAATTAGAAAAACTTACCGGCTATGATTTTTTGAGCGAGCTTCCGGATGACTTGGAAGCAATGCTTGAACAAAAAGTATTCGGGAAATAA
- the queF gene encoding preQ(1) synthase, which translates to MKPELLETFENRFPNRDYTIEIQNPEFTSVCPKTGLPDFGTITIRYVPDQVCVELKSLKYYFLEFRNAGIFYENVTNTIADHMIALLKPRKLTVIADWKARGGITETVTVHYESNTVK; encoded by the coding sequence ATGAAACCCGAACTGCTTGAAACTTTTGAAAATCGTTTTCCCAATCGAGACTATACCATTGAAATTCAAAACCCTGAATTCACCTCGGTATGCCCCAAAACAGGGCTGCCGGACTTTGGAACCATCACGATTCGGTATGTACCTGATCAGGTCTGTGTTGAATTGAAATCACTCAAGTACTACTTTCTTGAATTTCGCAATGCAGGAATTTTTTATGAAAATGTGACCAATACGATTGCCGATCACATGATTGCACTTTTGAAACCGCGAAAGCTTACGGTTATTGCAGATTGGAAAGCAAGAGGCGGAATCACAGAAACAGTAACCGTGCATTACGAATCCAACACGGTGAAATAA